A single Carnobacterium inhibens subsp. inhibens DSM 13024 DNA region contains:
- a CDS encoding ABC transporter ATP-binding protein — translation MHLFFTFLKKNKLLVLATSSLILLQSVATLFIPYLIAQLIDKGILEKNTNVVSSIGIQMLLTILVGALVGVLGSYYTSEIASRFGKETRKKLFRKIQDLSLNDTNKIGVASLVTRTSSDVVNIQEVTLSLFQMVLPSPFMAVISIVLAYRISPMMTVIPLISILIFIGVITAVMFKSTRLINNIQKKMDKMTMLVRQFFKGVKIIRAFDNAEYEKNKVDGSFNDFAANMIRINKYFAFLTPVAFSLNALTMIPIIWVGSSLVADNTIQVGSITAVIGYSVITMSSFIMTALIMFNIPRAIASLNRIQEVLTLQPEVEDDSQLNEKVDVTVQPALSFENVTFQYQGADKSVLEDMDFSINTGEVLAIVGGTGSGKSTIAKILLRFNDIQKGRILIHGTDISKLSQKDLRSLISYVPQRAFLFSGTIQDNILDGNKEATVNELRHAAQVAQALPFIEEQDQQFNALVAQGGTNFSGGQKQRLAIARALIKKSQIYVFDDSFSALDYKTDAKLRAALKPELKDAVTLIIAQRISTIIDADQIIVLNEGKIVGKGTHSELIEKNPVYQELAKSQNMLSKSEVKENV, via the coding sequence ATGCATTTATTTTTTACATTTTTAAAGAAAAACAAACTGCTTGTCCTTGCTACAAGTAGCTTAATTTTACTTCAATCCGTAGCAACTCTATTCATCCCTTATCTAATTGCTCAACTCATTGATAAAGGTATTTTAGAAAAAAATACCAACGTCGTTTCTTCTATTGGAATTCAGATGTTGCTTACTATTCTTGTAGGTGCTCTTGTTGGGGTGCTTGGAAGTTACTACACTTCTGAAATTGCTTCACGTTTTGGAAAAGAAACCCGTAAAAAGTTATTTAGAAAAATACAAGATTTGTCACTAAATGACACTAATAAAATTGGTGTGGCCTCTTTAGTCACGAGAACGTCTAGTGATGTTGTCAATATTCAAGAAGTAACTTTATCTCTCTTTCAAATGGTTTTACCGAGTCCATTTATGGCAGTCATTTCTATTGTATTGGCTTATCGGATTTCCCCTATGATGACGGTCATTCCACTTATATCCATCCTTATTTTTATCGGTGTGATTACTGCCGTAATGTTTAAATCCACTCGCTTGATCAATAACATTCAGAAAAAGATGGATAAAATGACAATGCTTGTTAGACAATTTTTTAAAGGCGTAAAAATTATTCGTGCATTTGATAACGCTGAATATGAAAAAAATAAAGTTGATGGTAGTTTTAATGATTTTGCTGCTAACATGATTCGGATCAATAAGTACTTTGCCTTTCTAACACCTGTTGCTTTTAGCCTGAACGCCCTTACGATGATCCCTATTATTTGGGTGGGGAGTTCCTTAGTTGCAGACAACACCATTCAAGTAGGTTCCATTACTGCCGTTATCGGGTACTCAGTCATCACAATGTCTTCATTTATCATGACCGCTTTGATTATGTTTAACATACCTAGAGCAATCGCATCATTAAATAGAATTCAAGAAGTACTGACACTTCAGCCAGAAGTGGAAGATGATAGTCAGTTAAACGAAAAAGTAGATGTTACTGTGCAGCCTGCTTTGTCATTTGAAAATGTAACGTTTCAGTACCAAGGTGCTGACAAATCAGTCCTAGAAGACATGGATTTTTCAATCAACACAGGTGAAGTATTGGCTATCGTTGGTGGAACGGGATCCGGTAAAAGTACGATTGCTAAAATCCTTTTACGGTTCAATGACATTCAAAAGGGTCGCATTTTGATACACGGTACAGATATCAGCAAACTTTCTCAAAAGGACCTTCGTTCATTGATCAGCTACGTCCCACAAAGAGCATTTTTATTTAGTGGAACCATCCAGGATAATATTTTAGATGGGAATAAAGAAGCTACGGTTAATGAATTGAGACATGCAGCTCAGGTTGCTCAGGCCTTACCGTTTATAGAAGAACAGGATCAGCAATTTAATGCCTTGGTAGCTCAAGGGGGAACCAATTTTTCTGGAGGACAAAAACAACGTTTGGCAATCGCACGTGCACTGATAAAGAAATCTCAGATTTATGTATTTGACGATAGTTTTTCAGCACTGGATTATAAAACAGATGCGAAACTAAGAGCCGCTTTAAAACCAGAATTGAAAGACGCGGTAACGTTAATCATTGCCCAAAGAATCAGCACGATCATTGATGCTGATCAAATCATCGTCTTAAACGAAGGGAAAATTGTGGGTAAAGGAACCCATTCAGAATTAATTGAAAAAAATCCTGTTTATCAAGAATTAGCTAAATCTCAAAATATGCTGTCTAAAAGCGAGGTGAAAGAAAATGTCTAA
- a CDS encoding ABC transporter ATP-binding protein, whose translation MSKKEQVLLEELDSEKPKNLKKAVHYFFELLMLQKKKTIPAILSNIIGTLAYVSIPLVTAQAIDGLIEAVKLPGTSMMESIRAAITGPLLILLIIAGIIFICNYFQEYLIASVSEEASLTLRKKITAKLNKLPLNFYDQTQVGDLLSRTTADADKVANFIIMSFNQFISSIIIVIVGLSLMIYVSGRLSLIIICMILVNIIVTKVISKKNQTLFGDNMYTLGKLSGATEEYYSGNTIIKAFNKQEEVIQKADQLIDEQYKAHKKAQFVNFAIYPIMRSITQLAYISSALMGATLAIQGTITIGLLQAFLQYVNQISDPITEASYVVNMLQGCLAAIERIYEVLDAENEVPDIKKANVIDNPHGQIEFSHVSFGYNKNQLIMKGVNFIAEPKKTIAIVGPTGAGKTTLVNLLMRFYEINSGSILFDGIDTNTLTRHDLRKQFGMVLQDTWLFEGTIAENISYGKKDATREEVIAAAKKAQCDSFIQTLPEGYDTIISSENNIISQGQQQLLTIALTILSDPKVMILDEATSSIDTKTEIKIQQAIDHLMLDRTSFVIAHRLSTIKNADLILVMDKGNIIETGSHHELLEKDGFYADLYQSQFQSA comes from the coding sequence ATGTCTAAAAAAGAACAAGTGCTTTTAGAAGAACTAGACTCAGAAAAACCAAAAAATCTAAAAAAAGCCGTTCATTATTTTTTCGAACTGCTAATGCTTCAAAAAAAGAAAACCATTCCAGCTATTCTTTCAAACATCATTGGCACATTAGCCTATGTTTCGATTCCTTTAGTTACAGCTCAAGCTATTGATGGACTAATTGAAGCTGTAAAATTACCGGGTACTTCAATGATGGAAAGTATTCGAGCTGCAATCACGGGACCACTTTTAATCTTATTAATCATTGCTGGAATCATATTTATTTGTAATTACTTCCAGGAATATTTAATCGCCTCTGTCAGCGAAGAGGCCAGTCTAACCTTACGAAAGAAAATAACAGCTAAACTAAATAAATTGCCTTTAAATTTTTACGATCAAACACAAGTAGGCGATCTATTAAGTCGAACGACAGCCGATGCAGATAAAGTAGCGAACTTTATTATCATGAGTTTTAATCAGTTTATTAGTTCAATCATCATTGTCATTGTTGGGTTGAGTCTAATGATTTATGTTAGCGGCCGCTTATCCTTGATTATTATTTGTATGATCCTGGTCAATATTATCGTCACGAAAGTCATTTCTAAAAAGAATCAAACGTTATTTGGCGACAATATGTATACCTTAGGAAAATTAAGTGGCGCTACGGAGGAATATTATTCCGGAAACACGATTATTAAAGCTTTTAATAAACAAGAAGAAGTCATTCAAAAAGCCGATCAATTAATCGACGAACAATATAAAGCACATAAAAAGGCCCAATTTGTTAACTTTGCAATCTACCCTATCATGAGAAGCATTACTCAATTGGCGTATATCAGCAGTGCCTTAATGGGCGCTACTTTAGCCATCCAAGGAACGATAACAATCGGATTGCTTCAAGCTTTTCTACAATATGTCAATCAAATTTCAGATCCCATTACAGAAGCCTCTTACGTCGTGAACATGCTTCAAGGTTGTTTAGCAGCCATTGAACGGATTTATGAAGTTTTAGATGCAGAAAATGAAGTTCCTGATATCAAAAAGGCTAACGTGATCGATAATCCACATGGTCAAATCGAATTTTCGCATGTCAGTTTTGGCTACAACAAAAACCAATTGATTATGAAAGGCGTTAATTTTATTGCAGAACCCAAAAAGACAATTGCTATCGTAGGTCCTACGGGTGCTGGGAAAACAACACTTGTAAACTTATTGATGCGGTTCTATGAAATTAATAGTGGGTCTATTTTATTTGACGGGATCGACACGAACACCCTAACCAGACATGATCTAAGAAAACAGTTTGGTATGGTGTTGCAAGATACGTGGTTGTTTGAAGGAACCATTGCAGAAAATATTAGCTACGGAAAAAAAGACGCTACTCGAGAAGAAGTTATTGCCGCAGCTAAAAAAGCGCAGTGTGACTCGTTTATCCAAACGTTACCAGAAGGTTATGACACGATTATTTCGAGTGAAAATAATATAATTTCTCAAGGACAACAACAATTGTTAACCATTGCTCTGACCATATTATCAGATCCGAAAGTCATGATCTTAGATGAAGCCACTTCAAGTATCGATACTAAAACAGAAATTAAAATCCAACAAGCGATCGATCATCTCATGTTGGACAGAACCAGCTTTGTGATTGCTCATCGATTGTCGACGATTAAAAATGCAGATCTCATTTTAGTTATGGATAAGGGAAATATTATTGAAACTGGAAGCCACCATGAATTGTTAGAAAAAGACGGCTTTTATGCTGATCTTTATCAAAGCCAATTCCAATCAGCATAA
- a CDS encoding MerR family transcriptional regulator, translating to MEKEYLTISQFSALSGISRKTLIYYDKIYLFSPKMVTDKGYRMYEEKQLDTISVIYILRELGKSIKEIKIYLQERTPEKMLSLFLEEQKQIDKKISTLQQYKDMLEKRIELTKLADVITVGKLTFIQKEKKPILIGKKINQQNNEALIDFYSLIDQQQIVQGFPIGAIIGKNELAKGEFSNFSYFYINRSTEDKNQVSVKPGGCYAVMYEYCDYNKTEKLYQKMLDGLAEKDYEIDGDAYEEYIIDEVAEKNPEKYLVKVMIKVKNENEKCRKVI from the coding sequence ATGGAAAAGGAATATCTAACCATTAGTCAGTTTTCAGCTTTATCTGGAATCAGTCGAAAGACCCTGATTTATTATGACAAAATTTATTTGTTCTCACCTAAAATGGTTACAGATAAAGGGTACCGAATGTATGAAGAAAAACAATTAGATACTATTAGTGTCATTTATATTTTAAGAGAATTAGGGAAATCAATTAAAGAAATAAAAATCTATTTACAAGAACGAACTCCAGAAAAAATGCTGTCGTTGTTCCTAGAAGAACAAAAACAGATTGATAAAAAAATTAGTACGTTACAGCAATACAAAGATATGTTGGAAAAAAGAATAGAGTTAACAAAGTTGGCAGACGTAATAACTGTTGGAAAACTTACTTTTATCCAGAAAGAAAAGAAACCGATACTAATCGGTAAAAAAATAAATCAACAAAACAATGAAGCCCTCATTGATTTCTATTCACTTATTGACCAACAACAAATTGTCCAAGGTTTTCCAATAGGAGCGATTATTGGAAAAAATGAATTGGCCAAGGGCGAGTTTTCAAATTTTAGTTATTTCTATATCAATAGATCGACTGAAGATAAAAATCAGGTAAGTGTAAAACCTGGAGGATGTTATGCAGTTATGTATGAGTATTGTGATTATAATAAAACCGAAAAACTGTATCAAAAAATGTTGGATGGTCTAGCAGAAAAGGATTATGAGATTGATGGGGATGCCTATGAGGAATACATAATTGATGAAGTTGCAGAAAAAAATCCAGAAAAGTATTTGGTTAAGGTCATGATTAAAGTTAAAAACGAAAATGAAAAATGTCGTAAGGTTATATAA
- a CDS encoding VOC family protein, giving the protein MPTMVFVNFPVSDVNRSAAFYEKLGFTKNNEFSNDEAVAMVWDDHFWIMLLNHKFYSRFLKDKTIANTQTTSSSLIAFSLESANAVKKFAETAKANGGDFHNVDMGMSEDQMFGLEVQDPDGNTLEPSWIAI; this is encoded by the coding sequence ATGCCAACAATGGTTTTTGTAAATTTCCCTGTATCTGATGTCAATCGCTCTGCTGCATTCTATGAAAAATTAGGTTTTACTAAAAATAACGAATTCTCAAACGATGAAGCTGTCGCAATGGTTTGGGATGATCACTTTTGGATTATGCTGCTGAATCACAAATTTTATAGCCGTTTTCTTAAAGATAAAACAATTGCAAATACTCAAACTACTAGCAGTTCTTTAATTGCATTTAGTCTAGAAAGTGCTAATGCAGTCAAAAAATTTGCTGAAACAGCCAAAGCCAATGGCGGTGATTTCCATAACGTAGACATGGGAATGTCTGAAGACCAAATGTTTGGACTTGAAGTACAAGATCCAGACGGAAATACCTTGGAGCCCAGTTGGATAGCAATATAG
- a CDS encoding alpha/beta fold hydrolase yields MKKMIKGTNHASIAVEDVGDGQPIVFLHGWPFDHQMFEYQYNYFLPRGYRMIGIDFRGFGESDLVIEDYGYNTLADDAKSVLEDLHIEEAILVGFSMGGAVATRYMARHKGFGIKKLILISAAVPQFAKKPAYSIGIKKSEITAMVEQIQVDRPKLIQDFIKKLFHEKTLVSYKGWLTNLAFGASSYGMILSALAMRDENVREDLEKITVSTLICHGKKDTVCSYEVVEEMTQLISKTIVVHFRKSGHAIFHDETEKLNRTMLMFIQNKN; encoded by the coding sequence ATGAAAAAAATGATTAAGGGAACGAATCATGCGTCTATTGCAGTGGAAGATGTAGGAGATGGGCAGCCAATTGTTTTCTTGCATGGATGGCCGTTTGATCATCAGATGTTTGAATACCAATACAATTACTTTTTGCCTAGAGGGTATCGCATGATTGGAATCGACTTTCGTGGGTTTGGTGAGTCAGATTTAGTGATTGAAGATTACGGCTACAATACACTTGCGGACGATGCTAAGAGCGTTTTAGAAGACTTACACATTGAAGAGGCTATTTTAGTGGGGTTTTCAATGGGCGGAGCGGTTGCCACGAGGTACATGGCTCGCCATAAGGGATTTGGAATTAAAAAGCTGATCTTAATCAGTGCAGCAGTTCCGCAATTTGCTAAGAAACCTGCTTACTCCATTGGGATTAAAAAGTCAGAAATCACAGCCATGGTTGAACAAATTCAAGTTGATCGTCCTAAACTAATCCAAGACTTTATTAAAAAGCTGTTTCATGAGAAAACCTTAGTCTCCTATAAAGGTTGGCTGACAAATTTGGCATTTGGGGCTTCTTCTTATGGAATGATTCTTTCAGCTCTGGCTATGCGAGATGAGAATGTACGAGAAGACCTTGAAAAAATTACGGTATCGACCTTAATTTGTCATGGCAAAAAAGACACTGTTTGTTCGTATGAAGTGGTGGAAGAAATGACTCAATTGATTTCTAAAACTATTGTCGTGCACTTTAGAAAGAGCGGCCATGCGATTTTTCATGATGAGACAGAAAAATTGAATCGGACGATGTTGATGTTTATTCAAAATAAGAACTAA
- the mazE gene encoding type II toxin-antitoxin system PemI/MazE family antitoxin yields the protein MKTRKQGNAIVLTVPTKFNLQPDQEYVAVKGELGSITYVPKVNNIFEKALENNETLRFEDEFNEDKKLIGREEV from the coding sequence ATGAAGACTAGAAAACAAGGAAATGCCATTGTATTAACAGTCCCTACGAAGTTCAATCTTCAACCAGATCAAGAATATGTAGCCGTAAAAGGTGAATTAGGAAGTATTACTTATGTACCTAAAGTAAATAATATTTTTGAAAAAGCTCTAGAAAATAACGAAACTTTAAGATTTGAGGATGAATTTAACGAGGATAAAAAATTAATTGGAAGAGAAGAAGTGTAA
- a CDS encoding type II toxin-antitoxin system PemK/MazF family toxin, translating into MIYSINDYTPKQGDIVWINFNPSAGREIQKKRPALVLSSDAYNATTGFIQVCPITSTNKSRPGFIPLSKDHTIHGTINAMQIKGFDFMAKERAVTFVEKATTAELGIVAQVATDIFSFDKLLGE; encoded by the coding sequence ATGATTTACTCGATTAATGATTATACACCAAAACAAGGGGATATCGTTTGGATAAATTTTAATCCTAGTGCTGGAAGAGAAATTCAAAAGAAAAGGCCGGCTTTAGTTCTTAGCTCAGATGCTTACAATGCCACAACTGGGTTTATACAAGTGTGTCCAATTACGTCCACCAATAAAAGTAGACCAGGGTTTATTCCTTTATCGAAGGATCATACCATCCATGGAACAATCAATGCGATGCAAATAAAAGGGTTCGATTTTATGGCAAAAGAAAGAGCCGTGACCTTTGTCGAAAAAGCTACGACTGCCGAATTAGGGATTGTTGCCCAAGTAGCTACCGATATTTTTTCCTTTGATAAGTTGTTAGGAGAATAA